The proteins below are encoded in one region of Pseudomonadota bacterium:
- the fbp gene encoding class 1 fructose-bisphosphatase produces MIPTQTLSRFIHSKRGLYPDSTGELSDLLVSISLGVKLISQMVATAGFKGLHGYTGKINSHGEETRLLDQEADEVLVELLGSSRHFGLLVSEERDTVITTQASHDEGKYVIAFDPIDGSSNIGSNIPTGTIFCIFKKKDLSRPACHDDFCQPGSQIVAAGYSVYGAKTSFVYSTGSGVHGFTLDPAIGEFVLTEEDIKIPKRGAIYSVNEGNTYLWSHEVRQFVEEIKRSNQGSKTPYSGRYVGSLVADFDRTLRKGGIFLYPVDEKRPKGRLRLLYECMPLAFIMEQAGGVAIDGPQEILSITPGGIHDRCAFIAGSEYELSWYRRTVHGDGSL; encoded by the coding sequence ATGATTCCTACCCAAACGTTAAGCCGTTTTATCCACTCAAAGAGAGGTCTCTATCCAGATAGTACTGGGGAGCTCTCAGACCTGCTTGTCTCGATCTCGCTTGGAGTAAAGCTAATTAGCCAGATGGTGGCTACGGCTGGCTTCAAAGGGTTGCACGGGTATACAGGTAAGATTAATTCGCACGGCGAGGAGACCCGGCTGCTTGATCAAGAGGCAGATGAGGTGTTGGTTGAACTGCTCGGATCCTCGCGCCACTTTGGGCTTCTTGTTTCAGAGGAGCGCGACACCGTTATCACGACACAGGCCTCGCACGATGAGGGGAAGTACGTTATTGCGTTTGATCCGATCGATGGCTCTTCGAATATCGGGTCGAACATTCCGACAGGAACGATCTTCTGTATCTTTAAAAAGAAGGATCTTTCCAGGCCCGCCTGCCACGACGATTTCTGTCAACCGGGAAGCCAGATCGTTGCGGCTGGTTATTCTGTATATGGAGCAAAGACCTCCTTTGTATATTCAACCGGTTCGGGGGTACATGGATTTACCTTAGACCCAGCGATCGGAGAGTTCGTTCTAACTGAGGAAGATATTAAGATTCCGAAACGGGGCGCGATCTATAGCGTTAATGAGGGCAACACCTATCTGTGGAGTCATGAGGTCAGGCAGTTCGTAGAGGAGATTAAACGATCAAATCAGGGATCTAAGACGCCATACTCCGGTCGCTATGTAGGCTCGCTTGTGGCGGACTTCGATCGCACCCTGCGCAAGGGTGGCATCTTTCTTTATCCGGTCGATGAGAAGCGCCCAAAGGGGCGGCTAAGATTACTCTACGAGTGTATGCCGCTCGCCTTTATTATGGAGCAAGCGGGGGGTGTGGCGATCGACGGGCCGCAGGAGATCTTAAGCATCACTCCGGGGGGTATTCATGATCGCTGTGCCTTTATCGCGGGGAGTGAGTATGAGCTCTCTTGGTATCGCCGTACGGTGCATGGGGATGGATCTCTCTAA